The sequence TATTGTAAAATCGTTGATAGATTAAATATTTTATGATTGACGCAAATAAATATGCCATCAAGTGTTTTCAGGATGAGGCACAGGCGATATTAGATTTAATACCGCTCTTGACGGATGATTTCTCCAAAGCGGTTAACCTTATATATAATTGTAAAGGACGCTTTGTTATTACGGGAGTTGGAAAGTCTGGCCATATCGGCGCCAAAATCGCCGCTACGTTGGCAAGTACAGGTACACCTTCGTTTTTCGTAAATCCATTGGACGCATTCCACGGTGATTTGGGTATGTTTACGTCCGATGATGTAGTATTGGCAATCAGTAATTCTGGCAACACAGATGAACTACTAAGATTCATTCCGCTACTGTTAGAAAGAAACATTCCAATTATCGGAATGTCTGGAAATCCGGAATCATTGTTAGCACAATACTCAACTTGTCATTTGAATATTAAAGTAAAACGTGAAGCAGATCCATTGAACCTCGCTCCGACTTCTTCAACAACAGCTACGTTGGCAATGGGCGATGCTTTGGCATGTGCATTGATTGAAATACGTCATTTTCGCCCTGAGGATTTTGCACAGTTTCATCCTGGTGGAAGTCTCGGCAAACGGTTGTTGACAAAAGTGAAGAATGCTATGGTTTCAACAAATCTGCCTATAGTAACTCTTGATCAGAAGATTTCGGAGACCATTATTGAAATCAGTAAGACCAAACAAGGAATTGCTGTTGCCGTTGACAATGGTAAGATCGCCGGTGTTGTGACTGATGGTGATGTTCGTCGTGCTATGCAGAGCAAACAGGATATATTTTTTGAGCTGACTGTTAAAGAAGTTATGTCATGTAATCCCAAGGTGGTCAGTGAGAATGCGAAATTATCTGATGCAGAGAAGATGATGCGTCAGTATAATATTCATTCATTAGTGGTTGTCAATGATACCCAAGAATTTGTTGGCATTATCGACGCATTTAGTTGTATGTAAAAGTCAATACAAATATGAAAACTGTAGCATTTGTTCCCATTCGTTTGAATAGTAAACGTGTGGTAGGTAAGAATTTGAAAATGTTGGGTGATAAACCCTTGATGTGTTATGTACTTGAAACTCTTGCAAAGGCAAAAGGAGTAGATGAAGTATACTGCTATTGCAGTAATGAGGATGTTATCAAATACCTCCCTGAAGGTGTTAAATTCTTAAAACGCCCAGAGTTCTTAGATAGGGATGAAACTTTGGGCAAGGAAATATACGAGGAGTTTACTAAGACTGTGGATGCTGATGTCTATATCCTTGCCCATACCACGTCTCCCTTCATGAAGGTTGAAACCTTTGAGAATGCCCTCGACAAAATAGAAAAAGATGATTATGATTCAGCCTTTTCTGCAGAGAAGATTCAAACTTTTGCTTGGTACAAGGGTAAAACATTGAACTATGATTTGAAGGAAATCCCACGTACCCAGACCATAGAACCTGTATATGTTGAGACTAGCGCGTTCTTTATGTTCAAACGTGATGTATGGAAAGTACACAAGCAACGCATAGGTTTTAAGCCATATATGGCCCTTGTTGATAAGATTGAAGGAGTTGATATAGACTGGCCTGAGGATTTTGAATTCGCTGAAAAGATTCTGGAAACATATAAGGCAAAGTGATGAAACATCTCTTTTTCATACATTCTCATACGCTTTTCCTTACATCTATTGGTGTAGTTGATTATTTAAATCTTCCTCATAAAGATGTTTTGTTTGTATATTCACGAAATTACAAGACCACTATCCCGACAGATATTGAAAGTGTTGACATTAGCAACCAAATGGAAGATACTTTTTACATAATGCTTAGCTGGTCGAGACGTAATTTTTTTTACAACAAAAAAATAAGAGATGATTTAGTTTCTTTTTTTGATGATTTTGTACAAGAACACACTTCTGGCAGAGCATATAGGCTTTATATTCCACATTTGCAGCACCATGCTTTCCAAATAATGGCGACTAATCCGCGTTGTGATGAGATTTTTTTTATACAAGAGGGAGGGAGGGCTATGATACCTTTACAAACGGGCAAGATATCCTTCCTGAATGCAGTGTATAACAAATTGATACTGCATAATGACTCGAGGGTATGGAAGTGTTCTAATTGGTTTCCTAACGAGCACACCCCCTATTCACGACCGGTAAAGGCTTTTGCCTTTGATAAAGACTACTTCTGCGATGCGCCAGAGCAGACAATCTTGGTAAAATGGCCTCATATTCCTATCAGTGTTAGCATAGACGAACAGCGTCCGTTTTTTCTTCTTGAAGGCGCTGTTGAATTGGGACAAGTTGAGGGAAATCTATACAATAATGCCGTAAAGGTCTTAATAAATGAATTTGCAGAATCAAAAAATTATATAAAATTTCATCCTGCTCAAAAGGCCGAAGCGAGACATTTGATTCTTAATATGTTTAAAGAAAAAAAATGTGAGGTAGAAGAACTTCCTATGGATATTCCTTTCGAATTGATTGTTGTCAACTTTCACAACCTTAAACTATATGGATTTGGTACGTCTTTGTTATTTTATGGAAAGTCTTTTGGGCATCATGTTGTGTCTCGCGAAAACTTATTAATGAAATCTAAAAGATACAGGATATATAGTAAAGGATTGGCAAAATTATAAGGATATGAAAAGAATCGTGTTGATATGTTGTGTTTGGGGGTTCCTAAATTCGTGTATGGCAAAGAAAGAAAAAACACAAACTTTATTTGATAGTATCGAAAAACTATCCAATTCTTACGGCATATGTAGTCATATAACTAGAGATGGCGTGTTATTTGACTTTGACACGAGAAACAATGAAAAGAAATTGATGGTTGACCTTGGCATAGATTATGTTCGTACGGATCTTGATTGGTATGTATGTCAACCTAAAGAAAATGATGCTTTTAACTATACACAGCATAAAGAGGCTTTGGATGTCATAGGAGATGATTTGAAAATATTGGGAATTTTAACACCATTTACTCCTCGACGCACTTTAAATCAATGGGAGATATACGTAAAAGCAACTACTCGTAAGTTTAAAGATAGGGTTAATTGTTGGGAAATTGTAAATGAAGCAGATTTGGTTAAATATAGAATAAAAGATTTTACTCCAGAGGAATATGTAAAAATGCTGAAAAGTGCCTATTCTATTGTTAAGAACAATTATCCCCAAAAAGATGTTGTATACAGTGGGCTTTGTGATGTAAATTGCGGATTCTTTGAACGGACTATAGAATT is a genomic window of Xylanibacter ruminicola 23 containing:
- a CDS encoding cytidylyltransferase domain-containing protein produces the protein MKTVAFVPIRLNSKRVVGKNLKMLGDKPLMCYVLETLAKAKGVDEVYCYCSNEDVIKYLPEGVKFLKRPEFLDRDETLGKEIYEEFTKTVDADVYILAHTTSPFMKVETFENALDKIEKDDYDSAFSAEKIQTFAWYKGKTLNYDLKEIPRTQTIEPVYVETSAFFMFKRDVWKVHKQRIGFKPYMALVDKIEGVDIDWPEDFEFAEKILETYKAK
- a CDS encoding polysialyltransferase family glycosyltransferase → MKHLFFIHSHTLFLTSIGVVDYLNLPHKDVLFVYSRNYKTTIPTDIESVDISNQMEDTFYIMLSWSRRNFFYNKKIRDDLVSFFDDFVQEHTSGRAYRLYIPHLQHHAFQIMATNPRCDEIFFIQEGGRAMIPLQTGKISFLNAVYNKLILHNDSRVWKCSNWFPNEHTPYSRPVKAFAFDKDYFCDAPEQTILVKWPHIPISVSIDEQRPFFLLEGAVELGQVEGNLYNNAVKVLINEFAESKNYIKFHPAQKAEARHLILNMFKEKKCEVEELPMDIPFELIVVNFHNLKLYGFGTSLLFYGKSFGHHVVSRENLLMKSKRYRIYSKGLAKL
- a CDS encoding SIS domain-containing protein, whose translation is MIDANKYAIKCFQDEAQAILDLIPLLTDDFSKAVNLIYNCKGRFVITGVGKSGHIGAKIAATLASTGTPSFFVNPLDAFHGDLGMFTSDDVVLAISNSGNTDELLRFIPLLLERNIPIIGMSGNPESLLAQYSTCHLNIKVKREADPLNLAPTSSTTATLAMGDALACALIEIRHFRPEDFAQFHPGGSLGKRLLTKVKNAMVSTNLPIVTLDQKISETIIEISKTKQGIAVAVDNGKIAGVVTDGDVRRAMQSKQDIFFELTVKEVMSCNPKVVSENAKLSDAEKMMRQYNIHSLVVVNDTQEFVGIIDAFSCM